The Methylomicrobium agile genome has a segment encoding these proteins:
- the secB gene encoding protein-export chaperone SecB, whose translation MAEEQQNVEKQFAIQKIYTKDLSFETPNSPKIFMEKWEPVVDFNLSTRAETIDKNLYEIVLTVTITVKVASSTAYLVEVNQAGIFTMAGFADQELGPMVGSFCPNILFPYAREAVSDLVAKGGFPQLLLAPVNFDALYAQHLQNAQNQAPAKENLN comes from the coding sequence ATGGCAGAAGAACAACAAAACGTCGAAAAACAATTCGCAATTCAAAAAATCTATACCAAAGACCTCTCTTTCGAAACGCCGAACTCGCCGAAAATCTTCATGGAAAAGTGGGAGCCGGTTGTCGATTTCAACCTGAGCACCCGCGCCGAGACGATCGATAAAAACCTGTACGAGATCGTGCTGACCGTAACGATCACGGTCAAAGTCGCGAGCTCCACGGCTTATCTTGTCGAAGTGAACCAGGCCGGCATCTTTACGATGGCAGGCTTCGCCGACCAGGAACTCGGGCCGATGGTCGGCAGTTTCTGTCCGAACATTCTATTTCCTTATGCCCGCGAAGCGGTGTCCGACCTGGTCGCCAAAGGCGGCTTTCCGCAACTGTTACTGGCGCCGGTGAATTTCGATGCATTGTACGCCCAACATTTGCAAAACGCACAAAATCAAGCACCTGCGAAGGAAAACCTGAACTGA
- a CDS encoding L,D-transpeptidase family protein produces MKIRTLDIVLPLCLLTAGPAFATTYDLPPNGDSVVMEYAQPTAFTKAEEDETLLDVARQYRLGQTEIVRLNQKVDRWHVKKGEPVRLANRRILPDTPHEGITLNLSEYRMYYYPPGGKQVMSFAHGIGRQDWKTPLGKTKVIKKVKDPSWHPPESIRREHAAMGDPLPEVVPPGPHNPLGAYALYLNLPGDYRIHGTDIDKIYGIGMQITHGCVRMYPEDIEALYQHAPVGTSVYIVKQPIKVGWLDNTLYIEAHPDLEGEEMSQDERYALALDLIRKATHEEMPDFDQKILNQVLHDLDGEPAAIYERLPPLEREQPQGITREAGAASPGYYRGS; encoded by the coding sequence ATGAAAATCCGAACGCTTGATATTGTATTGCCTCTCTGCTTGCTGACGGCCGGTCCGGCGTTCGCAACCACTTATGACCTACCGCCCAATGGCGATTCGGTCGTCATGGAGTACGCCCAGCCGACCGCCTTTACCAAGGCGGAAGAAGACGAAACGCTATTGGACGTGGCGCGGCAGTATCGACTGGGGCAAACGGAAATCGTGCGCCTGAACCAGAAAGTCGATCGCTGGCATGTCAAAAAAGGCGAACCGGTGCGCCTGGCCAACCGGCGTATTCTGCCGGATACGCCGCATGAGGGCATTACGCTGAACCTGTCCGAATACCGGATGTATTATTACCCGCCCGGAGGAAAGCAGGTGATGTCGTTCGCGCACGGCATCGGCCGGCAGGACTGGAAGACGCCGCTCGGAAAAACGAAAGTCATCAAAAAAGTGAAGGATCCCAGCTGGCATCCGCCCGAGTCGATCCGGCGCGAGCATGCGGCAATGGGAGACCCGCTGCCTGAAGTCGTGCCGCCCGGGCCGCACAATCCTCTGGGAGCTTATGCGCTGTATTTGAATCTGCCCGGCGACTATCGGATTCACGGCACCGACATCGACAAGATTTACGGAATCGGGATGCAGATTACGCACGGCTGCGTCCGGATGTATCCGGAAGACATCGAGGCGTTATACCAGCATGCGCCGGTCGGCACGTCCGTCTATATCGTGAAGCAGCCGATCAAGGTCGGCTGGCTCGACAATACCCTCTATATCGAGGCTCATCCCGATCTGGAAGGCGAGGAGATGAGCCAGGACGAACGCTATGCGCTCGCGCTCGATCTGATCCGGAAGGCAACGCACGAGGAAATGCCGGATTTCGATCAGAAAATATTGAATCAGGTTTTGCACGACCTCGACGGTGAGCCGGCCGCAATCTATGAAAGGCTGCCGCCGCTGGAACGGGAACAGCCCCAAGGAATCACCCGAGAGGCCGGCGCGGCTTCCCCCGGTTACTACAGAGGGTCTTGA
- a CDS encoding bifunctional protein-serine/threonine kinase/phosphatase, whose product MPGQLKVAIGQYSDKGRKAINQDFHGSHIPKEPQLHFKGIAVALADGISSSDVSHIASEAAVTGFLEDYYCTSEAWSVRKSAQRVLQAANSWLHAQTRQSPYRYDKDRGYVCTLSAMVIKSTTAHIFHVGDSRIYRLRGHALEQLTHDHRYWVSQDESYLGRALGINPQIEIDYRALQVEAGDTFLFATDGVYEYAGPGFVVEAFKTHANDPDAAAKAIVEEAYRQGSPDNLTALVVRVEDLPGQDADALYRQLTELPFPPPLDARMVFDGYKIVREIHASSRSHVYLAVDNETGASVILKTPSIDLRGDPAYLERFLTEEWIARRINSAYVLKPCVRTRQRNSLYLATEFVDGKTLTQWMIDNPKPDMETVRGIVEQIAKGLRAFHRLEMLHQDLRPDNIMIDTTGTVRIIDFGSTKVAGLMEIATPIQRNELLGTAQYTAPEYFLGESGTTRSDIFSLGVITYQLLSGKLPYGTEVSRARTRAAQKKLGYRSVLDDDREIPAWIDDVLRKAVHPNPYRRYEELSEFIYDLRHPNRAFLNKTRPPLIERHPVAFWKSVALILAITVVALLFKLTCCSS is encoded by the coding sequence ATGCCCGGTCAATTAAAAGTCGCCATAGGGCAATATTCCGACAAGGGCCGCAAGGCAATCAATCAGGATTTTCACGGCTCCCATATTCCGAAAGAACCTCAATTGCATTTTAAAGGAATTGCCGTTGCGCTGGCCGACGGGATCAGCAGCAGCGACGTGAGCCATATCGCCAGCGAAGCGGCCGTGACGGGATTCCTGGAGGATTATTATTGCACTTCGGAAGCCTGGTCCGTCCGAAAATCCGCGCAGCGGGTCCTGCAGGCGGCCAATTCGTGGCTGCATGCCCAGACCCGGCAAAGTCCGTACCGCTACGATAAGGACAGAGGATACGTTTGCACCTTGAGCGCGATGGTGATCAAGTCGACCACCGCGCATATTTTTCATGTGGGCGATTCGCGCATCTATCGATTACGCGGCCATGCGTTGGAACAATTGACCCACGATCATCGGTATTGGGTTTCGCAGGACGAAAGTTATCTGGGCCGCGCGCTGGGAATCAATCCGCAGATCGAGATCGACTATCGCGCCCTGCAGGTCGAAGCCGGCGATACTTTTTTATTTGCGACGGATGGCGTTTACGAATATGCCGGCCCCGGTTTCGTCGTCGAGGCGTTCAAAACGCATGCGAACGATCCGGATGCGGCGGCGAAAGCGATCGTGGAGGAAGCTTACCGGCAAGGCAGTCCGGATAATTTGACCGCCTTGGTCGTCCGGGTCGAAGATTTGCCCGGCCAGGATGCCGACGCGCTTTACCGGCAGCTGACCGAGCTGCCTTTTCCTCCGCCTTTGGATGCCCGCATGGTTTTCGACGGCTACAAAATCGTCAGGGAAATCCACGCCAGCAGCCGCAGCCATGTTTATCTGGCGGTGGATAACGAAACCGGCGCGTCCGTCATACTGAAAACGCCGTCGATCGATCTTCGCGGCGACCCCGCTTACCTGGAAAGGTTTCTGACCGAAGAGTGGATCGCGCGGCGCATCAACAGCGCCTACGTGTTGAAACCCTGCGTCCGGACGCGGCAGCGCAACTCTCTCTATCTGGCGACCGAATTTGTCGACGGCAAGACATTGACACAGTGGATGATCGACAATCCGAAGCCGGACATGGAAACCGTGCGCGGGATTGTGGAACAAATCGCCAAGGGCCTGCGCGCTTTTCACCGGCTGGAAATGCTGCATCAGGATCTGCGGCCGGACAATATCATGATCGACACGACCGGCACGGTCAGGATCATCGATTTCGGCTCGACGAAAGTGGCCGGTCTGATGGAGATCGCCACGCCGATTCAGCGCAACGAACTGCTCGGAACCGCGCAATATACCGCGCCGGAATATTTTCTGGGCGAAAGCGGGACGACCCGCTCGGACATTTTTTCGCTGGGCGTAATCACCTATCAGCTGTTGTCGGGGAAACTGCCTTACGGAACCGAAGTTTCCAGGGCCAGAACCCGCGCCGCGCAAAAGAAGTTAGGCTATCGCTCGGTGCTGGACGACGATCGCGAGATTCCGGCCTGGATCGACGATGTGCTCAGGAAAGCGGTGCATCCGAATCCGTATCGGCGCTACGAGGAGTTATCCGAATTTATCTACGATCTTCGCCACCCGAACCGGGCGTTTCTGAATAAAACCCGGCCGCCGCTGATCGAACGTCATCCGGTGGCTTTTTGGAAAAGCGTTGCTTTGATTCTGGCCATTACGGTTGTCGCCTTGTTGTTCAAGTTAACTTGTTGTTCAAGTTAA
- a CDS encoding NAD(P)H-dependent glycerol-3-phosphate dehydrogenase translates to MTPRRIGILGAGSWGTALAIQAARTGCDVLLWGHHPDHIGALSADRENKHYLPGAAFPANLAVTADLREVCRFTDLLLIAVPSHAFKTTLERLKPFAPDTLQIAWATKGFNPDDGSLLHELVTSLFSERTPVAALSGPTFAQEVAAELPTAITVASPQIEFSSRLAQFFHSSRFRTYTSTDIIGVEVGGAVKNVMAIAAGIADGLGFGANTRAALITRGLTEIIRLGLRLRGHQETFMGLAGLGDLVLTCTDNQSRNRRLGIALGRGQALEAAIREIGQEIEGIFAAKETYLLARKHSIEMPITEQVFKVLYENLSPAAAVQNLLSRELKCESGVLQE, encoded by the coding sequence ATGACCCCAAGAAGAATCGGCATCCTGGGCGCCGGCTCCTGGGGAACCGCGTTGGCGATCCAGGCGGCGCGAACCGGCTGCGACGTCCTGCTCTGGGGGCATCATCCGGATCATATCGGGGCGCTTTCGGCCGACCGAGAAAACAAGCACTACTTGCCCGGCGCCGCTTTTCCGGCAAACTTGGCAGTGACTGCCGACCTTCGGGAAGTCTGCCGCTTTACCGATCTGCTGTTGATCGCGGTGCCGAGTCACGCTTTTAAAACGACGCTGGAGCGATTGAAACCGTTTGCGCCGGACACGCTCCAAATCGCCTGGGCCACCAAAGGCTTCAATCCGGATGACGGCTCGTTGCTGCACGAACTGGTGACCTCCCTGTTTTCCGAGCGGACGCCGGTTGCGGCACTGTCCGGACCGACCTTTGCGCAGGAAGTCGCGGCCGAATTACCGACCGCGATTACGGTCGCCTCGCCGCAGATCGAATTTTCGAGCCGGCTGGCACAATTTTTCCACAGCAGTCGTTTCCGGACTTATACCAGCACCGACATCATCGGCGTCGAAGTCGGAGGCGCGGTGAAGAACGTGATGGCAATCGCGGCCGGCATCGCGGACGGACTGGGCTTCGGCGCGAATACCCGGGCGGCACTGATTACCCGGGGCTTGACCGAGATCATCCGGCTCGGCCTTCGCCTTCGCGGCCACCAGGAAACCTTCATGGGACTTGCGGGACTTGGCGATCTGGTGCTGACCTGTACCGACAACCAGTCCAGGAACCGCCGCCTGGGCATCGCACTCGGGCGGGGCCAAGCCTTGGAAGCTGCGATCCGGGAGATAGGCCAGGAAATCGAAGGCATCTTCGCGGCGAAAGAAACTTACCTGCTCGCCCGAAAACATTCGATCGAAATGCCGATTACCGAGCAGGTGTTTAAAGTGCTGTATGAAAACTTGTCCCCGGCCGCTGCGGTACAAAACCTGCTCTCACGGGAACTCAAGTGCGAGTCGGGTGTGCTCCAGGAATGA
- a CDS encoding alginate export family protein: MTHYTSKVTFLSLSLLSSAAVADVTQEIEDALNFYHYGNKGAIKADINYRWENVDQDKGTAKTANANTARFRLGAQSPKFYGFQGYAEFEGLWAMQEDYNSTRNKNTTYSTIADPEKTELNQLWISYSGIPDTIIKGGRQRIKLDDDRYIGNVGWRQLETTYDAILLTHANQQIFGLTINAGYIGNVQTFTSTTENIEAPILNINYKVGDYGNLVAYGYWLDYQDVNPGPAAGRNLFLEKSNQTYGIRFNGSSPKLFDTINLLYTAEWADQKDYGHGTTKYEADRFNFMGGVKAFNVSVMGAWEQLNGYGVNKTFDTPLGTNHAFQGWADLFLTTPANGIRDLFGTVMVEFPRYQTTVTGVYHDFSDDTGQMAYGKEWDFQVVKKFGKHYSVLAKYANFNADTGFAATDTQKIWFQANVSF; the protein is encoded by the coding sequence ATGACACATTACACTTCTAAAGTTACTTTCCTGTCGCTGTCCTTATTGAGCAGTGCGGCAGTGGCCGACGTGACTCAGGAAATCGAGGATGCGCTGAACTTTTACCATTACGGCAACAAGGGCGCGATCAAAGCCGATATCAATTACCGGTGGGAGAATGTCGACCAGGACAAGGGCACGGCCAAAACCGCGAATGCAAATACCGCCAGATTCCGGTTGGGCGCCCAATCGCCGAAGTTTTACGGCTTTCAGGGCTATGCCGAATTCGAGGGGCTCTGGGCGATGCAGGAGGACTACAACAGCACCCGGAACAAAAACACAACCTATTCTACGATTGCCGATCCCGAGAAAACCGAGCTGAACCAGTTATGGATCAGTTATTCGGGCATTCCGGACACGATCATCAAAGGCGGGCGGCAGCGCATCAAACTGGACGACGACCGCTATATCGGCAACGTCGGCTGGCGGCAACTCGAAACCACCTACGATGCGATCCTGCTGACGCACGCCAACCAGCAGATTTTCGGGCTGACCATCAATGCCGGTTATATCGGCAACGTGCAGACGTTTACTTCGACGACGGAAAATATCGAAGCGCCGATCTTGAACATCAACTACAAGGTCGGCGATTACGGCAATCTGGTGGCCTACGGTTACTGGCTGGACTATCAGGATGTGAATCCGGGGCCGGCGGCGGGCAGAAACCTGTTTCTGGAAAAATCCAATCAAACCTACGGCATCCGTTTCAACGGTTCGTCGCCGAAACTCTTCGATACGATCAATCTGCTTTATACGGCCGAATGGGCCGACCAGAAGGATTACGGCCACGGCACGACCAAGTACGAAGCCGACCGTTTCAATTTCATGGGCGGCGTCAAGGCTTTCAACGTCAGCGTGATGGGGGCCTGGGAGCAGTTGAACGGCTATGGGGTCAACAAAACCTTCGATACCCCGCTCGGCACGAACCATGCCTTCCAAGGCTGGGCCGATCTATTTCTGACCACACCGGCGAACGGGATCCGCGATCTGTTCGGCACGGTGATGGTCGAATTTCCGCGCTACCAAACCACCGTAACCGGTGTGTATCACGATTTCAGCGACGATACCGGGCAAATGGCTTACGGCAAAGAATGGGATTTCCAGGTCGTCAAGAAATTCGGCAAGCATTATTCGGTGCTGGCCAAATACGCCAACTTTAACGCGGATACCGGTTTTGCGGCGACCGATACGCAAAAAATCTGGTTTCAAGCGAACGTCAGTTTCTAA
- a CDS encoding rhodanese-like domain-containing protein codes for MQRLFEFIFNHYVYSLALAVVTYLLIQEFFDVAFKKFNHITPMLAVAKMNEGGIEILDVREAPDFSDSHIENAINAPLSKLDEQLPKLASDKKAPLLVVCQNGTRSLTAAKKLAKAGFEQIFVITGGMDAWTEDYKLPVASRRKQKANT; via the coding sequence ATGCAACGTCTTTTCGAATTCATTTTCAACCACTACGTTTATTCGCTCGCGCTGGCGGTCGTCACTTATTTATTGATTCAGGAATTTTTTGATGTGGCATTCAAAAAATTCAATCACATCACGCCGATGCTCGCCGTTGCGAAGATGAACGAAGGCGGCATCGAGATCCTCGACGTGCGCGAGGCGCCCGATTTCTCGGACAGCCATATCGAAAACGCAATCAATGCGCCGCTCAGCAAGCTGGACGAGCAACTGCCCAAACTTGCCAGCGACAAAAAAGCCCCGCTGCTGGTCGTTTGCCAGAACGGCACCCGTTCCCTGACCGCCGCCAAGAAATTGGCCAAAGCCGGCTTCGAGCAGATATTCGTGATTACCGGCGGGATGGATGCCTGGACGGAAGACTACAAACTGCCGGTCGCCAGCCGCCGCAAGCAAAAAGCGAACACCTGA
- a CDS encoding CmpA/NrtA family ABC transporter substrate-binding protein, with the protein MKQGKFTSAPLSVALSRAAAAAVFIFSTSAVAVTENLEQDSLKFGFIKLTDMAPLAVAFEKGFFEDEGLSVQLEAQANWKVLLDRVISGELDGAHMLAGQPLGATIGFGTHADVITAFSMDLNGNAITVSNEIWKKMRPNIPEKGGKPVHPVKADALKPVVDEFKKAGKPFNMAMVFPVSTHNYELRYWLAAGGIKPGYYSPPQDTSGQIDADALLSVTPPPQMPATLDAGTIVGYCVGEPWNQQAVFKGIGVPVISDYEIWKNNPEKVFGVTKAWADKHPNTHLAVIKALIRAAIWLDEENNKNRKEAVEMLSQSQYVGADFDVIANSMTGTFEYEKGDKRPLSDFNVFFRYHATYPYYSDAIWYLTQMRRWGQINEEKSDVWFLETAKKVYRPDIYMAAAKALIAEGKARAADFPGDGETGIKPPSADFIDGITFDAAKPNEYLTKFPIGLKGKQKVAGGKIAE; encoded by the coding sequence ATGAAACAAGGAAAATTTACCTCGGCTCCATTGTCGGTTGCTCTTTCCAGGGCAGCGGCGGCGGCCGTATTCATATTCAGCACGTCGGCCGTTGCGGTAACGGAAAATCTGGAGCAGGACTCTCTCAAGTTCGGCTTCATCAAACTGACCGATATGGCGCCGCTCGCGGTCGCGTTCGAAAAAGGCTTTTTCGAGGACGAGGGTTTGTCCGTTCAGCTGGAAGCGCAAGCCAACTGGAAAGTGCTGCTGGACCGCGTGATCAGCGGCGAACTGGACGGCGCGCACATGCTGGCCGGCCAGCCTCTGGGCGCGACGATCGGTTTCGGCACCCATGCCGACGTGATCACCGCATTCAGCATGGATTTGAACGGCAATGCGATTACCGTTTCGAACGAAATCTGGAAAAAAATGAGGCCGAACATTCCGGAGAAAGGCGGAAAGCCCGTCCATCCGGTCAAGGCCGATGCGTTGAAGCCGGTGGTCGACGAATTTAAAAAAGCGGGCAAGCCGTTCAATATGGCGATGGTTTTCCCCGTTTCGACCCATAATTACGAGTTGCGTTACTGGCTGGCGGCCGGCGGCATCAAACCCGGTTATTATTCGCCTCCTCAGGATACTTCCGGCCAGATCGATGCCGACGCGCTGCTGTCGGTAACGCCGCCGCCGCAAATGCCGGCAACGCTGGATGCGGGAACGATCGTCGGCTACTGCGTCGGCGAGCCGTGGAACCAGCAGGCGGTATTCAAGGGCATCGGCGTGCCGGTGATCAGCGATTACGAAATCTGGAAAAACAATCCGGAAAAAGTGTTCGGCGTGACCAAGGCATGGGCGGACAAGCATCCGAACACCCATTTGGCGGTCATCAAAGCGTTGATTCGCGCGGCGATATGGCTCGATGAAGAGAATAACAAGAATCGGAAAGAAGCGGTCGAAATGCTGTCGCAAAGCCAGTATGTCGGCGCCGATTTCGATGTGATCGCGAACAGCATGACCGGTACGTTCGAGTACGAAAAAGGCGATAAACGGCCTTTGTCCGATTTCAATGTGTTTTTCCGTTACCACGCAACTTATCCCTATTACAGCGATGCGATCTGGTATCTGACCCAAATGCGCCGCTGGGGTCAAATCAACGAAGAAAAATCGGACGTCTGGTTCCTGGAAACGGCGAAAAAGGTTTACCGTCCCGATATCTATATGGCGGCAGCCAAGGCGTTGATCGCCGAAGGCAAAGCCAGGGCAGCGGATTTTCCGGGCGACGGCGAGACCGGCATCAAGCCGCCCAGCGCGGATTTTATCGACGGGATTACGTTCGATGCGGCGAAGCCGAACGAATACCTGACCAAATTCCCCATTGGTCTAAAAGGCAAGCAAAAGGTGGCCGGCGGCAAGATCGCCGAGTAA
- a CDS encoding formate/nitrite transporter family protein, with translation MSYLVPSEFVAKMVDAGESKIFMSTRDTVIRAYMAGAILALAAVFAVSMTVQTGSGLIGALLFPVGFSMLYLLGFDLLTGVFVLTPLALIDKRPGVTIGGVLRNWGLVFVGNFMGAFTVAVMMSIVFTFGFSTEPNEVGQKIAGIGEARTLGYAKYGAAGMLTLFIRGMLCNWMVSTGVVGAMISTTVSGKVIAMWMPVMLFFAMTFEHSIVNMFLFPSGLIMGGKFSIMDYFIWNEIPTVLGNLVGGLAFTGLTLYSTHIKTAPKRSIV, from the coding sequence ATGTCTTATTTAGTCCCTTCGGAGTTTGTCGCAAAAATGGTGGATGCGGGTGAATCCAAAATTTTCATGTCGACTCGGGATACGGTCATACGAGCTTATATGGCCGGCGCCATCCTTGCATTGGCCGCCGTGTTCGCGGTTTCGATGACCGTCCAGACAGGCTCCGGGCTCATCGGCGCCCTGTTGTTTCCCGTCGGGTTTTCGATGCTGTATCTGTTGGGCTTCGATCTGTTGACCGGCGTTTTCGTATTGACGCCGCTGGCGCTGATCGATAAACGGCCGGGCGTCACGATCGGCGGCGTGTTAAGGAATTGGGGCCTGGTTTTTGTCGGCAATTTCATGGGAGCGTTTACGGTGGCGGTGATGATGTCGATCGTGTTCACGTTCGGATTTTCGACCGAACCCAATGAAGTGGGGCAAAAAATTGCCGGCATCGGCGAGGCGCGCACGCTCGGTTACGCGAAATACGGCGCGGCCGGCATGCTGACGCTGTTCATCCGAGGCATGCTGTGCAACTGGATGGTCTCGACCGGCGTAGTCGGGGCGATGATTTCCACGACGGTCAGCGGCAAGGTGATCGCGATGTGGATGCCGGTCATGCTGTTCTTTGCGATGACTTTCGAGCATTCCATCGTCAATATGTTCCTGTTTCCCTCCGGCCTGATCATGGGCGGAAAATTTTCGATCATGGATTATTTCATCTGGAATGAAATTCCGACCGTGCTCGGCAACCTGGTCGGCGGGCTGGCCTTTACCGGCCTGACTTTATATTCCACGCATATAAAAACGGCGCCCAAGCGTTCCATTGTCTGA
- a CDS encoding ABC transporter permease — protein MTNKLIKFLNIAGLTWFIPMVKIASGENPAQQLRQLWLMMGVPFIAFLLFLGLWSFSAARVNTSLGAIPGPVAVWQEAGGLMDEHHAQREKERQYYERQEARIEQALAEHPDQPPPKARPYNGKGTYLDQIGTSLATVFTGFLLATLVAVPVGLLCGMSPTINTAINPLIQIFKPVSPLAWLPIVTLVVSAVYVTTDDSWFEKSFLTSAITVTLCSLWPTLINTAVGVSSIDKDLVNVGKVLRLNWSTQIKKIILPSAVPYIFTGMRLSLGVGWMVLIAAEMLAQNPGLGKFVWDEFQNGSSNSLGRIMVAVFTIGIIGFILDRIMQSLQKVFSFGR, from the coding sequence ATGACTAACAAATTGATCAAATTTTTGAATATTGCCGGTTTGACCTGGTTTATTCCGATGGTGAAAATTGCCTCGGGAGAAAATCCCGCGCAGCAACTGCGCCAGTTGTGGCTGATGATGGGCGTGCCGTTCATCGCCTTCCTGCTGTTTTTGGGGCTGTGGAGTTTTTCCGCGGCGCGCGTGAATACCAGTCTCGGCGCGATTCCGGGACCCGTTGCGGTCTGGCAGGAGGCCGGCGGGCTGATGGACGAGCATCATGCGCAGCGCGAGAAAGAACGCCAGTATTACGAGCGCCAGGAAGCCCGGATCGAGCAGGCGCTGGCCGAACATCCCGACCAGCCGCCGCCGAAAGCGCGTCCTTATAACGGCAAAGGCACCTATCTGGATCAGATCGGCACCAGTCTGGCGACCGTCTTCACCGGCTTCTTGCTGGCGACGCTGGTCGCGGTGCCGGTCGGTTTACTGTGCGGCATGAGCCCGACCATCAATACGGCGATCAATCCGCTGATCCAAATCTTCAAGCCGGTGTCGCCTTTGGCCTGGCTGCCGATCGTGACTCTGGTCGTTAGTGCGGTCTACGTTACCACCGACGATTCCTGGTTCGAAAAATCGTTCCTGACTTCCGCGATCACCGTAACCCTGTGTTCGCTGTGGCCGACGCTGATCAATACGGCGGTCGGCGTTTCCTCGATCGACAAAGACTTGGTCAATGTCGGCAAGGTGCTCCGCCTGAACTGGAGCACGCAGATCAAGAAGATCATCCTGCCTTCCGCGGTGCCTTACATTTTTACCGGCATGCGGCTGTCGTTGGGGGTGGGCTGGATGGTGCTGATCGCGGCCGAAATGCTGGCGCAGAATCCGGGGCTCGGCAAGTTCGTCTGGGACGAGTTTCAGAATGGCAGTTCCAACTCGCTGGGCCGGATCATGGTGGCGGTGTTTACGATCGGGATCATCGGCTTCATCCTCGACCGGATCATGCAGTCGCTGCAAAAAGTCTTTTCTTTCGGACGCTAA
- the mutM gene encoding bifunctional DNA-formamidopyrimidine glycosylase/DNA-(apurinic or apyrimidinic site) lyase: protein MPELPEVETTRRGIAPAIQGRFIRQVIVRQPRLRWPVPESLSETVTGQIIQSVERRAKYLLLRTERGTLIMHLGMSGSLRILTEGQPYGKHDHVDLIFSDRTLLRFNDPRRFGAVLWTAGPVADHPLLKDLGPEPLTGDFDGAHLHALAQNRKIPVKSFIMDSHIVVGVGNIYANEALFRAGILPTRHAGKISLARYRCLAECITLVLENAIRQGGTTLRDFVNEAGRPGYFKQQLQVYGRAGLPCPLCGESLTEIRVSGRSTVFCKQCQR, encoded by the coding sequence ATGCCCGAACTCCCCGAAGTCGAAACCACCCGCCGCGGCATTGCGCCAGCTATTCAAGGCCGTTTTATCCGGCAAGTCATCGTGCGGCAGCCGAGGCTGCGCTGGCCCGTGCCCGAGTCGCTCTCCGAAACGGTAACGGGGCAAATCATCCAATCGGTTGAACGGCGCGCCAAATATCTTCTCCTGCGCACGGAGCGGGGGACGTTGATCATGCATCTCGGCATGTCGGGCAGTTTGAGGATTCTGACGGAGGGACAGCCTTACGGCAAGCACGATCATGTCGATCTGATTTTTAGCGACCGGACGCTGCTCCGGTTCAACGACCCCCGCCGTTTCGGCGCCGTATTGTGGACCGCCGGGCCGGTTGCCGATCATCCGTTGTTGAAAGACTTGGGCCCCGAGCCGTTGACGGGCGATTTCGACGGAGCGCACCTCCATGCGTTGGCGCAAAACCGCAAGATTCCCGTCAAGTCCTTCATTATGGACAGCCATATCGTGGTCGGCGTCGGCAATATTTACGCGAACGAAGCGCTGTTCAGGGCCGGCATTCTGCCGACCCGGCACGCGGGCAAGATTTCGCTCGCGCGCTACCGGTGTCTTGCCGAGTGCATAACTCTCGTGTTAGAAAATGCGATCCGGCAAGGCGGTACGACCCTGCGCGATTTTGTGAATGAGGCCGGCAGGCCCGGTTATTTCAAGCAGCAGCTTCAGGTTTACGGCCGCGCGGGTCTGCCTTGTCCGCTGTGCGGCGAGTCTTTGACCGAAATTCGCGTGTCGGGACGCTCGACCGTTTTCTGCAAACAGTGCCAGCGATAG